In one window of bacterium DNA:
- a CDS encoding polyprenol monophosphomannose synthase yields MDKKSIAIVLPTYNEKDNIVSLIEEILKLQLNIQVILVDDNSPDGTADTVRKVFIDNPRVSVYVRTEKKGRGLAGIYGFKEALKTNAEIIGEMDADFSHHPSFIPSMVEKIEYCDVVIGSRYIKGGKDTQRGSLRKIISKISHLYIKTILGIKLSDPTSGFRFFKRDILEKIIGKLSADDPFIITEVLFYLKKYNARICEVPIVFHQRKAGKSKLKPYILFKYLLKVLLLRMGYGRKKI; encoded by the coding sequence ATGGATAAAAAATCTATAGCAATAGTACTCCCTACCTATAATGAGAAGGACAATATTGTTTCTCTGATAGAAGAGATATTGAAATTACAACTTAATATACAGGTCATACTTGTAGACGATAATTCTCCTGATGGAACAGCAGATACTGTAAGAAAGGTATTTATAGATAACCCTCGTGTTTCTGTATATGTAAGAACAGAGAAAAAAGGTAGAGGACTTGCTGGAATATATGGTTTTAAAGAAGCACTGAAGACAAATGCAGAGATTATAGGTGAGATGGATGCTGATTTTTCACATCATCCTTCATTTATCCCATCTATGGTAGAGAAGATAGAGTACTGTGATGTGGTAATTGGTTCAAGATATATAAAAGGTGGAAAAGATACACAAAGGGGTAGTTTAAGAAAGATTATAAGTAAAATAAGCCATCTCTATATAAAAACTATTCTTGGAATTAAACTATCAGACCCAACCTCCGGATTCAGATTTTTTAAAAGAGATATCCTTGAAAAAATCATTGGTAAACTTTCAGCAGATGACCCTTTTATAATAACTGAGGTTTTGTTTTATCTTAAAAAATATAATGCCCGCATATGTGAAGTACCAATAGTATTCCATCAGCGAAAGGCAGGGAAATCAAAACTAAAACCATATATACTTTTTAAATATCTCTTAAAGGTATTACTTTTAAGAATGGGGTATGGAAGAAAAAAAATATAG
- a CDS encoding glycosyltransferase family 39 protein: protein MEEKKYSRYTFILIGLTTLIRLYLAYTIGLGVDEAHYIQYALQPALSYYDHPPMVGYLIRFFIITIGKSLITVRMPAIIAGTGTALMLFYTGKLLYGTKAGFWTVVIFNCIPLFSSIGGIAIVPETILSLFWLIILFLMWQIYLTGKHYLWYLTGIIAGLSLLTKYTAFVIYPSILLFILTVPSMRRWMRKKEPYIGFLISTIMFIPVIIWNYENYWASFIFQFSHGLGEKRFFNIEMFLKNIGAQAGVFSPFIFFFLVYVIIITVRQAVKKDVKALLLTSFSLPVILLFTYSGMSNEVLPHWLAVGYLTILPAAGEIGKTLFSSPSKKIARYFLIVSLVTGGILTILIPVQIISRPFNLSQDIDISQDITGWKDLARRIKEIKIEEKGKDFFVFTHKFYIASQLAYYLEPEVPVYCLSKRIDQYDFWQYSENLKVSLFKRNGIFFCDDHFKTEPGKFYVFQKIEGPEVLPVYQHKRFVKNFYIYRCYNFDTEKTNPSFLQSINFIQRNFKENVKRWNERYFFFINHYACKNKFVDTFFLSLTYIGSGFILIPLIVLIAILKKKKQSVRYIFIFLISLIIGGIIVHILKEIFNIPRPLGYFGKEFVNVLGPPLKKGSFPSGHSQTAFTGVLLLSYLMPEWSILFLILGIFISISRCFVGAHFPLDIIGGFVVAVISFFTAMTLFEKRFILKELYIKHRIAIKTAIYLMLFLYFLFFIIPYQKYPVYTDTQNIAKDIRIIKPLAVRIFTPFTDFPLYFINIPYPKGQILSWFIWLSFIWIIYTVLFLRETLKIKILKILRGMFIILLSLCLLTIYGIFLPVQRYKLIPKSSDTILLDLHSHTIYSHDGIVTPAYNLQWHNNYGFNCWAITEHKDGSISSILQEEIIRRNNLPNSVIPAQEISFKGVYLNLLGIENDINPKEFNNLKELIDKVHSYGGVVIVPHIWADKKMKFSLKEIADAGVDGFEVAGISSVPLTYKKQKEIIELCRNRGLVMVGGTNWHGWNNICTVWTSLKTENWNQLSTQERRKAVIAAIRKREGERFRVMTYYYSYIPEDIIFTPFRWTFSYISSLDKNQRGSWIFWTVLLYLSFAFVKNRRRVITIIWFLITILLFLKSLYFFELWNEVKIFNDILPDLSKGLILISLITLLLGITNIKRR, encoded by the coding sequence ATGGAAGAAAAAAAATATAGCAGGTATACATTTATACTTATAGGACTTACAACACTGATACGGTTGTATCTTGCATACACTATAGGACTTGGTGTTGATGAAGCACACTATATTCAGTATGCACTTCAACCTGCCCTTTCCTATTATGACCACCCTCCAATGGTAGGTTATCTGATAAGGTTCTTTATAATCACTATAGGGAAATCACTTATTACTGTCAGAATGCCTGCAATCATTGCAGGAACTGGAACTGCACTCATGCTATTTTACACAGGGAAACTACTTTATGGAACAAAAGCGGGGTTCTGGACAGTGGTTATATTCAACTGTATTCCTTTATTTTCCTCTATTGGAGGGATTGCCATTGTCCCTGAAACAATACTTTCTCTCTTCTGGCTTATTATACTATTTCTGATGTGGCAGATATATCTTACAGGGAAACACTATCTATGGTATCTTACAGGAATTATTGCAGGACTCTCTCTCCTGACAAAATACACTGCATTTGTAATCTATCCTTCTATCCTCCTTTTCATCTTAACCGTTCCTTCAATGAGAAGATGGATGAGAAAGAAAGAACCGTATATTGGATTTTTAATAAGTACAATAATGTTCATACCTGTTATTATATGGAACTATGAAAACTACTGGGCGTCATTTATATTTCAATTCAGCCATGGACTCGGTGAGAAAAGATTTTTCAATATAGAGATGTTTTTGAAAAACATCGGTGCACAGGCAGGGGTGTTTTCTCCTTTCATCTTCTTCTTTCTCGTTTATGTCATCATTATTACAGTCAGACAGGCAGTAAAAAAAGATGTTAAAGCACTACTTCTTACTTCATTCTCATTACCTGTTATTCTTCTCTTTACATATTCTGGTATGTCCAATGAAGTCCTTCCCCACTGGCTTGCTGTTGGTTATCTCACAATTCTACCTGCAGCAGGAGAAATCGGCAAAACACTTTTTTCCAGTCCCTCAAAGAAAATAGCAAGATATTTCTTAATTGTTTCCCTTGTTACAGGAGGAATACTGACAATTCTCATACCAGTTCAGATAATATCTCGTCCTTTTAACCTTTCACAGGATATAGACATATCACAGGATATTACCGGGTGGAAAGACCTTGCCAGAAGAATAAAAGAGATAAAGATAGAAGAAAAGGGAAAGGACTTTTTTGTATTTACACATAAATTCTATATAGCAAGCCAGCTTGCATACTATCTGGAACCAGAAGTTCCGGTATACTGTTTGAGTAAAAGGATAGACCAGTATGACTTCTGGCAATATTCAGAAAACCTGAAGGTATCTCTGTTTAAAAGAAATGGGATTTTTTTCTGCGATGACCATTTTAAAACAGAACCAGGAAAGTTTTATGTATTCCAGAAAATTGAAGGTCCGGAAGTACTCCCTGTTTATCAACACAAAAGATTTGTAAAAAACTTCTATATATACAGGTGCTATAATTTTGACACAGAAAAAACAAACCCATCTTTCCTTCAATCCATAAATTTTATTCAAAGAAATTTTAAAGAAAATGTAAAACGATGGAATGAAAGATATTTTTTCTTTATCAATCATTATGCCTGTAAAAATAAATTTGTTGATACATTTTTCTTATCTTTAACCTATATAGGATCAGGTTTTATCCTTATACCTCTTATTGTGTTGATTGCCATTTTGAAAAAAAAGAAACAATCAGTAAGATATATCTTTATCTTTCTAATTTCACTTATTATTGGTGGTATTATAGTTCACATACTGAAAGAGATATTTAATATACCGCGCCCACTCGGATATTTCGGTAAAGAGTTTGTAAATGTACTGGGGCCACCTCTAAAAAAGGGCTCATTCCCATCAGGACACAGTCAGACCGCATTTACAGGAGTTCTTCTACTTTCATACCTTATGCCTGAATGGAGTATCCTTTTCCTGATATTAGGAATATTTATAAGTATATCACGATGTTTTGTAGGTGCACACTTTCCTCTTGATATTATAGGTGGCTTTGTTGTAGCAGTCATTTCATTTTTTACAGCGATGACTCTATTTGAAAAAAGATTTATACTGAAAGAATTATATATTAAACACAGAATAGCAATAAAAACCGCGATATATCTTATGTTGTTCCTTTATTTTCTCTTTTTTATCATCCCTTACCAGAAATATCCTGTATATACGGACACACAGAATATTGCAAAAGATATAAGAATTATAAAACCACTTGCTGTAAGGATATTTACTCCTTTTACTGATTTCCCCTTATACTTTATAAACATCCCTTATCCAAAAGGGCAAATTCTTTCATGGTTCATATGGCTTTCTTTTATATGGATAATATATACAGTACTGTTTTTGAGAGAAACACTTAAAATAAAAATACTTAAAATTCTAAGAGGAATGTTTATAATCCTCCTTTCACTATGTCTATTAACTATTTATGGAATATTCCTACCTGTTCAAAGATATAAACTTATTCCCAAGAGTTCTGATACTATTCTCTTAGACCTGCACTCTCATACAATATATTCCCATGATGGTATTGTCACACCTGCTTATAACCTTCAATGGCACAATAATTATGGATTTAACTGCTGGGCAATCACAGAACATAAAGATGGAAGTATCTCATCAATTTTACAGGAAGAAATAATAAGAAGAAATAATCTACCCAATAGTGTTATTCCAGCACAGGAGATAAGTTTCAAAGGGGTCTATCTCAATCTCTTAGGGATTGAGAATGATATTAACCCTAAAGAGTTTAATAACCTGAAAGAATTGATAGATAAAGTTCACAGTTATGGTGGTGTAGTTATAGTTCCACATATATGGGCAGATAAGAAAATGAAATTTTCTCTTAAGGAAATAGCAGATGCAGGTGTGGATGGATTTGAGGTAGCAGGAATTTCTTCTGTCCCGTTAACATATAAGAAACAGAAAGAGATTATAGAACTGTGCAGAAATAGAGGTCTTGTGATGGTAGGTGGAACAAACTGGCATGGGTGGAATAATATCTGCACTGTATGGACATCACTAAAGACAGAGAACTGGAACCAGTTAAGTACTCAGGAAAGAAGAAAGGCCGTAATAGCAGCAATAAGAAAAAGGGAAGGAGAAAGGTTCAGAGTAATGACATATTATTACAGTTATATACCTGAAGATATTATCTTTACACCTTTCAGATGGACTTTTTCTTACATCTCTTCCCTTGATAAAAACCAGAGGGGCTCATGGATATTCTGGACTGTTTTACTCTATCTTTCTTTTGCATTTGTAAAAAATAGAAGACGAGTAATCACAATAATCTGGTTTCTAATTACCATCCTCCTTTTCTTAAAATCTCTTTACTTTTTTGAATTATGGAATGAAGTAAAAATTTTTAATGACATACTTCCTGATTTAAGTAAAGGGTTAATTCTAATATCTCTAATTACATTACTGTTAGGCATTACAAATATCAAACGAAGATAG